A single genomic interval of Corvus hawaiiensis isolate bCorHaw1 chromosome 5, bCorHaw1.pri.cur, whole genome shotgun sequence harbors:
- the RNF212 gene encoding probable E3 SUMO-protein ligase RNF212 isoform X1, whose product MAVPVFCNSCLCEPRNPTPPFSLTSCGHVFCEICLKKGKKDECLICRTACRTLVLSKQTNPDIQSLFMGVDVLCKKYSKEISQVSEFQEKHRKHLLAYHKQKIAKLEESLKKVTQQVQQIQCMKPPEKTTPLPFSSTSRNPFSIPSRKQNVYSSYSLHSSRPSTSETMEAMEIDPVPSPVRKLETPTGPTRLSVITPPQDGRMGSVSYRSSQTSLIMPSQNIGAASTRSTPVRLPHSVCPSSSGSQSSRRGSWASSDFRTPQLYPFTSPSPQLPLSRQPITISGLLQRQQPGPTNFGGHSAER is encoded by the exons atggCCGTGCCCGTATTCTGCAACTCCTGCCTCTGCGAACCCCGCAACCCCACGCCGCCGTTCAGCCTCACCAGCTGCGGCCACGTTTTCTGTGAGATTTGCCTGAAGAAAG GCAAAAAGGATGAATGTTTGATCTGTAGAACTGCTTGTCGTACATTAGTCCTTTCAAAACAG ACAAATCCTGATATTCAATCACTGTTCATGGGAGTAGATGTGTTATgcaagaaatattcaaaagaaatATCACAG gtttcAGAATTTCAAGAAAAACATCGTAAGCATTTATTAGCATACCACAAACAAAAG ATAGCAAAGCTGGAAGAGTCTCTCAAGAAAGTAACACAACAAGTGCAACAGATACAATG TATGAAACCTCCTGAAAAAACTACACCACTTCCATTTTCCAGTACAAGCAGAAATCCATTTTCCA TTCCTTCAAGAAAACAGAATGTTTATTCTTCATATTCTCTTCATTCTAGTCGTCCTTCCACTTCTGAAAC GATGGAGGCAATGGAGATTGATCCTGTACCTTCACCAGTGAGGAAA CTTGAGACACCAACTGGTCCAACAAGATTATCAGTAATAACTCCACCACAGGATGGACGTATGG GTAGTGTATCCTACAGAAGTTCTCAGACATCTCTAATAATGCCAAGTCAAAATATTGGAGCAGCGTCTACAAg ATCCACCCCTGTAAGATTGCCACACAGTGTATGTCCATCATCATCTGGATCCCAAAGCAGTCGAAGGGGGTCATGGGCTAGTTCTGATTTCAGAACCCCTCAGCTGTATCCATTTACATCACCTTCCCCACAGCTGCCTCTATCAAGGCAGCCAATCACCATCTCTGGACTTCTGCAAAGACAACAGCCAG GACCAACTAATTTTGGAGGACATTCAGCAGAGAGATGA
- the RNF212 gene encoding probable E3 SUMO-protein ligase RNF212 isoform X2, translating into MAVPVFCNSCLCEPRNPTPPFSLTSCGHVFCEICLKKGKKDECLICRTACRTLVLSKQVSEFQEKHRKHLLAYHKQKIAKLEESLKKVTQQVQQIQCMKPPEKTTPLPFSSTSRNPFSIPSRKQNVYSSYSLHSSRPSTSETMEAMEIDPVPSPVRKLETPTGPTRLSVITPPQDGRMGSVSYRSSQTSLIMPSQNIGAASTRSTPVRLPHSVCPSSSGSQSSRRGSWASSDFRTPQLYPFTSPSPQLPLSRQPITISGLLQRQQPGPTNFGGHSAER; encoded by the exons atggCCGTGCCCGTATTCTGCAACTCCTGCCTCTGCGAACCCCGCAACCCCACGCCGCCGTTCAGCCTCACCAGCTGCGGCCACGTTTTCTGTGAGATTTGCCTGAAGAAAG GCAAAAAGGATGAATGTTTGATCTGTAGAACTGCTTGTCGTACATTAGTCCTTTCAAAACAG gtttcAGAATTTCAAGAAAAACATCGTAAGCATTTATTAGCATACCACAAACAAAAG ATAGCAAAGCTGGAAGAGTCTCTCAAGAAAGTAACACAACAAGTGCAACAGATACAATG TATGAAACCTCCTGAAAAAACTACACCACTTCCATTTTCCAGTACAAGCAGAAATCCATTTTCCA TTCCTTCAAGAAAACAGAATGTTTATTCTTCATATTCTCTTCATTCTAGTCGTCCTTCCACTTCTGAAAC GATGGAGGCAATGGAGATTGATCCTGTACCTTCACCAGTGAGGAAA CTTGAGACACCAACTGGTCCAACAAGATTATCAGTAATAACTCCACCACAGGATGGACGTATGG GTAGTGTATCCTACAGAAGTTCTCAGACATCTCTAATAATGCCAAGTCAAAATATTGGAGCAGCGTCTACAAg ATCCACCCCTGTAAGATTGCCACACAGTGTATGTCCATCATCATCTGGATCCCAAAGCAGTCGAAGGGGGTCATGGGCTAGTTCTGATTTCAGAACCCCTCAGCTGTATCCATTTACATCACCTTCCCCACAGCTGCCTCTATCAAGGCAGCCAATCACCATCTCTGGACTTCTGCAAAGACAACAGCCAG GACCAACTAATTTTGGAGGACATTCAGCAGAGAGATGA
- the LOC125326600 gene encoding transmembrane emp24 domain-containing protein 11-like — protein sequence MLSHSPGYAVVIYKCVTTSCLFSQIFFSLKNTLISSKQGTTTGLQTFVCNYLYSKAVQQGYTKNMKSKLIGFLMNFWISFSLALYFHIGEREEKCIIEDIPSDTLVVGNYKVQRWDIHKHDFLESAPGLGMFVTVTSPSGEVLLSKLYGPQGTFSFTSYLSGEHIICFQSNSTRFAVTAGSKLRIHLDIRVGEHFLDESAIQAKDKVDEVNVRLEHLIEQIHHVTKEQDYEREREEKFRKTSEETNSNILWWAIVQTLILISVGIWQIKSLRDFFIAKKLV from the exons ATGCTATCTCATTCTCCAGGATATGCTGTAGTTATTTATAAATGTGTAACCACCAGCTGCcttttttcacagatttttttctctctcaaaaatACACTGATAAGCAGCAAACAAGGAACAACCACAGGGCTACAGACATTTGTATGTAACTATTTATATTCAAAAGCAGTACAGCAGGGATATAcaaaaaacatgaaaagcaaattaatagGATTTCTTATGAacttttggatttctttttcacttgctttgtattttcacatcggagaaagagaagagaaatgcatAATTGAAGATATTCCTAGCGACACATTGGTAGTTG GGAATTACAAAGTACAACGCTGGGATATACATAAACACGACTTTCTTGAATCTGCTCCTGGTTTGGGAATGTTTGTGACTGTCACAAGTCCTTCTGGTGAG GTGCTATTGTCAAAACTGTATGGGCCACAAGGgacattttcttttacatcCTACCTCTCTGGGGAGCATATCATCTGTTTCCAGTCTAATTCCACAAGATTTGCAGTAACTGCAGGAAGTAAACTG cgTATCCACTTGGACATCAGAGTTGGGGAACATTTTTTGGATGAATCTGCTATTCAAGCCAAAGACAAAGTGGATGAAGTTAATGTCAGACTAGAACATCTAATCGAGCAAATTCATCACGTAACCAAAGAACAAGACTATGAAAGA GAGCGTGAAGAAAAATTTCGGAAGACAAGTGAAGAAACCAACAGCAATATTTTGTGGTGGGCTATAGTACAAACACTAATCCTCATCTCCGTTGGAATCTGGCAAATCAAATCTCTCAGGGATTTCTTTATAGCTAAGAAGCTTGTTTAA